From a region of the Pseudomonadaceae bacterium SI-3 genome:
- a CDS encoding serine--tRNA ligase, whose amino-acid sequence MLDSKLVRTQLQDVADRLATRGYQLDVARIEALEAQRKTVQTRTEQLQAERNARSKSIGQAKQRGEDIAPLLADVDRMGSELEAGKVELEGIQSELDQLMLSLPNLPHESVPVGKDEDENVEVRRWGAPKAFDFEVKDHVALGEQHGWLDFETAAKLSGARFALMRGPIARLHRALAQFMLDLHTREHGYEEAYTPYLVQAPALQGTGQLPKFEEDLFKISRENEADLYLIPTAEVSLTNIVAGEILDAKQLPLKFVAHTPCFRSEAGASGRDTRGMIRQHQFDKVEMVQIVEPGQSFEALEGLTANAEKVLQLLELPYRVLALCTGDMGFGATKTYDLEVWVPSQDKYREISSCSNCGDFQARRMQARYRNPETGKPELVHTLNGSGLAVGRTLVAVLENYQQADGSVRVPAALKPYMGGIEVIG is encoded by the coding sequence ATGCTTGATTCGAAACTGGTACGCACACAGCTGCAAGACGTGGCCGACCGCCTCGCGACCCGCGGCTACCAGCTGGATGTGGCGCGTATCGAGGCGCTTGAAGCCCAGCGCAAGACCGTGCAGACCCGTACCGAGCAACTTCAGGCCGAGCGCAACGCTCGCTCCAAATCCATCGGTCAGGCCAAACAGCGTGGTGAAGACATTGCGCCGTTGCTCGCCGATGTCGACCGTATGGGCTCAGAACTCGAAGCCGGAAAAGTTGAGCTGGAAGGCATCCAGAGCGAGCTGGATCAGTTGATGCTGAGCCTGCCGAACCTGCCGCACGAATCGGTTCCAGTTGGCAAAGATGAAGATGAGAACGTCGAAGTTCGCCGCTGGGGTGCGCCCAAGGCCTTCGACTTCGAAGTGAAAGACCACGTCGCATTGGGCGAGCAGCACGGCTGGCTGGACTTCGAGACCGCGGCCAAGCTATCCGGTGCGCGCTTTGCGCTGATGCGCGGGCCGATCGCCCGTCTGCATCGCGCCTTGGCGCAGTTCATGCTGGATCTGCACACCCGCGAGCACGGATACGAAGAGGCTTATACGCCTTATCTGGTCCAGGCCCCGGCGCTGCAGGGTACCGGCCAGCTTCCGAAGTTCGAAGAGGACCTGTTCAAGATCAGCCGTGAGAACGAAGCTGACCTTTATCTGATTCCCACCGCCGAGGTCTCGCTGACCAACATCGTTGCCGGCGAAATCCTGGATGCCAAGCAGCTGCCGTTGAAATTCGTCGCGCATACGCCGTGTTTCCGCAGCGAAGCGGGCGCTTCTGGCCGTGACACCCGCGGGATGATCCGTCAGCACCAGTTCGACAAGGTCGAGATGGTTCAGATCGTCGAGCCGGGTCAGTCGTTCGAAGCGCTGGAAGGCTTGACGGCCAACGCCGAGAAGGTACTGCAGCTGCTGGAACTGCCGTATCGCGTTTTGGCGCTGTGCACGGGTGACATGGGCTTCGGTGCGACTAAGACCTACGATCTCGAAGTCTGGGTGCCGAGTCAGGACAAGTATCGTGAAATCTCTTCCTGCTCCAACTGCGGCGACTTTCAGGCGCGCCGCATGCAGGCACGCTACCGCAATCCGGAAACGGGCAAGCCCGAACTGGTCCATACGCTGAATGGCTCCGGGCTGGCCGTAGGTCGTACGCTGGTCGCAGTGCTGGAAAACTACCAGCAGGCCGATGGCAGCGTCCGCGTGCCGGCGGCACTCAAGCCCTACATGGGCGGTATCGAAGTGATCGGTTGA
- a CDS encoding fluoride efflux transporter CrcB: MIRMVLAVAAGGVVGTLIRFGVSTWVSTQWPRHFFLATLAVNLLGCLLIGYLYASFLHRPELSPEMRSGLIVGFLGALTTFSSFSLDGLRLLESGQPATAFGYIGVSVLGGLLAAWLGLTLGRL, translated from the coding sequence ATGATTCGCATGGTTCTGGCCGTGGCCGCCGGCGGTGTTGTAGGTACGTTGATCAGATTCGGCGTCTCGACATGGGTCTCCACTCAGTGGCCTAGGCACTTTTTCTTAGCAACCCTCGCAGTGAATCTGCTTGGCTGTCTGCTGATTGGCTATCTGTACGCCTCTTTTCTGCACCGTCCCGAACTGTCCCCGGAGATGCGCAGCGGGTTGATCGTTGGCTTTCTCGGTGCGTTAACGACGTTTTCTAGCTTCTCGCTGGACGGTTTGCGCCTGCTGGAAAGTGGCCAACCCGCGACAGCCTTCGGTTACATCGGCGTGAGTGTGCTCGGTGGTCTGTTGGCCGCCTGGCTCGGACTTACGCTTGGCAGGTTATGA
- a CDS encoding recombination factor protein RarA — MDLFSREPVAQPLAARLRAASLDEYVGQEHLLARGKPLREALEQGALHSMVFWGPPGVGKTTLARLLAKVSDAHFETVSAVLAGVKEIRQAVEIAKQQAAQYGRRTILFVDEVHRFNKSQQDAFLPYVEDGTLIFIGATTENPSFELNNALLSRARVYVLKSLDEAALRRLVTRALTESKGLGDLHLSLPDESFQILMAAADGDGRRLLNLLENASDLAEEGGEISVELLQDLLGDSRRRFDKGGEAFYDQISALHKSVRGSNPDASLYWFARMIDGGCDPLYIARRVVRMASEEVGNADPRALSLCLSAWDVQERLGSPEGELAVAQAIVYLACAPKSNAVYSAFNAAMRDVRENGSAEVPLHLRNAPTRLMKELGYGNEYRYAHDEPDAYAAGEDYFPEAIEPRHYYDPVPRGLESKIRDKLEHLARLDQQSPRQRRKT, encoded by the coding sequence ATGGACCTGTTCAGCCGTGAACCTGTCGCTCAACCTCTAGCCGCACGCCTGCGCGCCGCCAGCCTTGACGAATATGTCGGGCAGGAGCACCTATTGGCGCGTGGCAAACCGTTGCGTGAGGCGCTGGAGCAGGGTGCGTTGCACTCGATGGTCTTCTGGGGGCCGCCGGGAGTCGGCAAGACCACCCTAGCGCGCCTGCTGGCCAAAGTGTCTGACGCGCACTTCGAGACCGTCTCGGCGGTGTTGGCGGGCGTCAAGGAGATTCGCCAGGCCGTGGAGATTGCAAAGCAGCAAGCGGCCCAATACGGACGGCGTACGATCTTGTTCGTTGATGAGGTGCATCGCTTCAACAAGTCTCAGCAGGACGCTTTTTTACCCTACGTTGAAGATGGCACGCTGATTTTCATCGGTGCCACCACCGAAAACCCGTCGTTCGAGCTTAACAATGCCTTGTTGTCGCGTGCCCGGGTCTATGTGCTCAAGAGCCTCGACGAGGCTGCGCTACGCAGGCTGGTCACGCGCGCATTGACCGAGTCTAAGGGATTGGGCGACCTCCATCTGAGCCTGCCGGATGAGAGTTTTCAGATCCTCATGGCAGCTGCTGATGGTGATGGACGACGGCTATTGAACCTGCTGGAAAACGCCTCGGACCTGGCCGAAGAGGGCGGCGAGATCAGCGTCGAGCTGCTGCAGGATCTGCTGGGCGACAGCCGGCGGCGCTTCGACAAGGGGGGGGAGGCCTTCTACGACCAGATCTCGGCTTTGCATAAGTCGGTCCGCGGTTCGAATCCGGATGCCTCGTTGTACTGGTTTGCACGAATGATCGACGGTGGTTGCGATCCGCTGTATATCGCCAGGCGTGTGGTCCGTATGGCCAGTGAAGAAGTTGGCAATGCCGACCCTCGGGCGCTGAGCCTGTGTCTGTCGGCTTGGGATGTGCAGGAGCGGCTGGGAAGTCCGGAGGGCGAATTGGCCGTCGCTCAGGCGATCGTCTACCTTGCTTGCGCGCCGAAGAGCAACGCGGTCTACAGCGCCTTCAATGCAGCGATGCGGGACGTTCGGGAAAACGGCTCGGCGGAGGTTCCGTTGCACCTGCGTAATGCGCCGACCCGGCTGATGAAAGAGCTGGGTTACGGCAACGAATATCGCTACGCCCATGATGAGCCTGACGCCTACGCTGCGGGTGAGGACTATTTTCCAGAAGCAATAGAGCCGCGCCATTATTACGACCCCGTACCGCGTGGTCTGGAGAGCAAAATCCGCGACAAACTTGAGCATCTGGCACGTCTCGATCAGCAAAGCCCGCGGCAGCGGAGAAAAACATGA
- a CDS encoding outer membrane lipoprotein carrier protein LolA has translation MQLIRALFASALLFTLVPAHADQAASVQRLTGLLQKAETLTGRFSQLSLDGTGTQLQETSGEMALKRPGQFRWHTDEPMEQLLVSNGKKVWLYDPDLEQVTIQTLDQRLTHTPALLLSGDVSAINENFEVSHQQAGEVVDFTLKPKAKDTLFDSLRLSFRGGVINDMQMVDGVGQRTNILFQGVKLNQPLKAELFTFEVPDGADVISE, from the coding sequence ATGCAATTGATTCGTGCGTTGTTTGCATCCGCTCTGCTGTTCACACTGGTTCCGGCTCACGCTGACCAGGCCGCCTCTGTGCAACGCCTGACCGGCCTACTGCAGAAGGCAGAAACCTTGACCGGCCGCTTTTCCCAGCTGTCTCTGGATGGCACCGGAACCCAGCTGCAGGAGACCTCCGGTGAAATGGCGCTCAAGCGCCCGGGCCAGTTTCGTTGGCATACCGATGAACCGATGGAGCAGTTGCTGGTTTCTAACGGTAAGAAAGTCTGGTTGTACGATCCGGATCTCGAGCAAGTTACCATCCAGACGCTCGACCAGCGCTTGACCCATACCCCGGCACTGCTGTTGTCGGGCGATGTATCGGCAATCAATGAGAATTTCGAGGTGTCGCACCAGCAGGCGGGGGAAGTGGTCGATTTCACGCTCAAGCCGAAAGCCAAGGACACACTGTTCGACAGCCTTCGTCTTTCGTTTCGCGGTGGCGTGATCAACGACATGCAAATGGTTGACGGCGTTGGCCAACGCACCAACATCCTGTTCCAAGGCGTAAAGTTGAACCAGCCACTCAAGGCCGAGCTGTTCACCTTCGAAGTTCCTGATGGGGCCGACGTCATCTCCGAGTAA
- a CDS encoding cell division protein FtsK encodes MHYRLKEGALIALGALCAYLWMALLTYDPSDPGWTHTSNVQQVQNAAGRAGAWFADVLFMALGYFAFLFPLLLGVKTWQVFRARHQPWSWNGWLFSWRLIGLVFLILSGSALAYIHFQFADGLPASAGGALGESLGQLAEAALNVQGSTLLLLAFFLFGLTVFTDLSWFKVMDLTGKITLDLVELIQSFFSRWWSARNERKQVVAQLREADDVVNDVAGSLPDHRERAKVKERLLEREESLSKHMSERDKRPPPVIPAAAPPKPVEQSKRVLKEKQANLFVDPLIEGSVPPLSLLDAAEKQQKQYSPESLEAMSRLLEIKLKEFGVEVIVESVHPGPVITRFEIQPAAGVKVSRISNLAKDLARSLAVISVRVVEVIPGKTTVGIEIPNEDRQIVRFSEVLSSAPYDDAKSPVTIALGHDIGGKPVIADLAKMPHLLVAGTTGSGKSVGVNAMILSILFKSTPEDARLIMIDPKMLELSIYEGIPHLLCPVVTDMKEAANALRWSVAEMERRYKLMAAMGVRNLAGFNRKVKDAEDAGTPLTDPLYRRESMEDEAPLLKKLPTIVVVVDEFADMMMIVGKKVEELIARIAQKARAAGIHLILATQRPSVDVITGLIKANIPTRMAFQVSSKIDSRTILDQGGAEQLLGHGDMLYLPPGTGLPIRVHGAFVSDEEVHRVVEAWKARGAPDYIEEILVGVEDSGSGFDGGGEGGGGEDSEDDPLYDEAVRFVTESRRASISAVQRKLKIGYNRAARMIESMEMAGVVTSMNTNGSREVLAPPPTRD; translated from the coding sequence TTGCATTACCGCCTCAAAGAAGGGGCACTGATCGCGCTCGGCGCGCTTTGTGCCTACCTCTGGATGGCGCTGCTTACCTACGATCCCTCCGATCCTGGTTGGACCCATACCAGCAACGTTCAGCAGGTCCAGAATGCCGCCGGCCGCGCCGGCGCCTGGTTTGCCGATGTGCTGTTCATGGCGCTCGGCTACTTTGCTTTCCTGTTTCCGTTGTTGCTAGGCGTCAAGACCTGGCAGGTCTTTCGCGCACGGCACCAACCCTGGAGCTGGAACGGGTGGCTGTTTTCCTGGAGGCTGATCGGGCTCGTCTTTCTGATTCTTTCCGGATCTGCGCTCGCCTATATTCACTTTCAGTTTGCGGATGGTTTGCCTGCTTCGGCGGGCGGCGCTTTGGGCGAAAGCCTGGGACAGCTCGCCGAGGCCGCGCTGAACGTTCAGGGCAGCACGCTGCTGCTGCTGGCATTCTTCCTGTTCGGTTTGACGGTGTTTACGGACCTTTCATGGTTCAAGGTGATGGACCTGACCGGCAAGATTACGCTCGACCTGGTAGAGCTGATACAGAGTTTCTTTAGCCGCTGGTGGTCCGCTCGTAACGAGCGTAAGCAGGTCGTTGCGCAGCTGCGCGAAGCCGATGATGTGGTAAACGACGTCGCCGGATCGCTCCCAGATCATCGAGAGCGCGCCAAGGTCAAGGAACGGCTGCTTGAGCGCGAGGAGTCGTTGAGCAAACACATGAGCGAGCGCGATAAGCGCCCGCCTCCAGTAATTCCTGCAGCTGCACCGCCCAAGCCGGTCGAGCAGAGCAAGCGAGTGCTGAAGGAAAAGCAGGCCAATTTGTTCGTTGATCCGCTAATCGAAGGCAGCGTCCCACCGTTGTCGTTGCTGGACGCGGCGGAAAAGCAGCAGAAGCAGTACTCACCAGAGTCGCTCGAAGCCATGTCGCGGTTGCTGGAAATCAAGCTGAAGGAGTTTGGCGTCGAGGTCATCGTCGAGTCGGTTCATCCGGGCCCGGTGATCACTCGTTTCGAAATCCAGCCAGCCGCCGGGGTCAAGGTCAGCCGCATCTCCAACCTGGCGAAGGATCTGGCCCGCTCGCTAGCGGTTATCAGCGTGCGCGTCGTTGAGGTGATCCCCGGCAAGACTACCGTTGGTATCGAGATCCCCAACGAGGACCGACAAATTGTTCGGTTCTCGGAGGTGCTGTCGTCCGCGCCGTACGACGATGCCAAGTCGCCAGTCACCATTGCGCTTGGCCACGACATCGGCGGCAAGCCGGTGATTGCTGACCTGGCAAAGATGCCGCACCTCCTGGTTGCCGGTACCACCGGTTCGGGTAAGTCGGTCGGCGTGAACGCGATGATCCTGTCGATCCTGTTCAAGTCGACCCCCGAAGACGCACGGCTGATCATGATCGACCCGAAAATGCTCGAGCTGTCGATCTATGAGGGCATCCCGCACCTTTTGTGCCCGGTTGTGACGGATATGAAAGAAGCGGCCAACGCACTGCGCTGGAGCGTCGCCGAAATGGAGCGGCGCTATAAGCTGATGGCGGCCATGGGTGTGCGTAACCTGGCCGGCTTCAACCGTAAGGTGAAGGACGCGGAGGATGCCGGTACGCCGCTGACCGACCCGCTGTATCGCCGCGAAAGCATGGAAGACGAAGCGCCACTCCTGAAGAAGCTGCCAACCATTGTCGTCGTGGTGGACGAATTCGCCGACATGATGATGATCGTCGGCAAGAAGGTCGAAGAGCTGATTGCACGTATTGCCCAAAAGGCACGGGCGGCAGGTATCCATCTAATCCTGGCGACCCAGCGGCCGTCGGTGGATGTGATCACCGGCCTGATCAAGGCCAACATTCCGACTCGAATGGCGTTTCAGGTATCAAGCAAAATCGACTCGCGGACCATTCTCGACCAGGGCGGTGCCGAGCAACTGCTCGGACACGGTGACATGCTTTACTTGCCGCCGGGAACCGGTCTGCCAATTCGGGTCCATGGCGCGTTCGTTTCCGATGAAGAGGTACATCGTGTTGTCGAGGCCTGGAAGGCTCGCGGTGCCCCGGATTACATCGAAGAGATCCTGGTCGGCGTGGAAGACTCGGGAAGTGGCTTCGATGGTGGAGGCGAGGGTGGCGGCGGTGAGGACAGTGAAGACGATCCGCTTTACGATGAGGCGGTACGCTTCGTCACTGAAAGTCGCCGGGCTTCCATCTCTGCCGTTCAGCGCAAGCTCAAGATCGGCTACAACCGCGCCGCACGGATGATCGAATCCATGGAAATGGCGGGCGTCGTGACCTCTATGAACACCAACGGCTCGCGCGAAGTGCTCGCGCCGCCTCCTACCCGCGACTAG
- the trxB gene encoding thioredoxin-disulfide reductase has protein sequence MNEVKHSRLIILGSGPAGYTAAVYAARANLKPVMITGIQPGGQLTTTTEVDNWPGDVEGLTGPALMERMQKHAERFDTEVVFDHIHTAELQQRPFILKGDSATYSCDALIIATGASAQYLGLPSEEAFAGRGVSACATCDGFFYRNQVVAVIGGGNTAVEEALYLSNIAKEVHLIHRRDKLRSEKILQDKIMEKAANGNIRLHWNHTLEEVLGDASGVTGVRLKSTESGDERNLELAGVFIAIGHKPNTDLFQGQLEMRDGYLVIKGGNEGDATSTTIPGVFAAGDVADHVYRQAITSAGAGCMAALDAEKFLDL, from the coding sequence ATGAATGAAGTCAAGCATTCACGTCTGATCATCCTCGGCTCGGGCCCGGCCGGTTATACCGCGGCCGTATACGCGGCCCGGGCCAACCTGAAACCGGTAATGATCACCGGCATTCAGCCCGGCGGCCAGCTGACCACCACCACTGAAGTCGACAACTGGCCGGGAGACGTCGAAGGTTTGACTGGCCCAGCGTTGATGGAGCGGATGCAGAAACACGCAGAGCGCTTCGACACCGAGGTCGTGTTCGACCATATCCACACAGCTGAACTGCAGCAGCGGCCCTTTATTCTCAAGGGCGATAGCGCAACGTACAGCTGCGATGCGTTGATCATCGCCACCGGAGCATCCGCCCAGTACCTCGGCTTACCCTCAGAGGAAGCGTTCGCCGGACGTGGCGTGTCGGCATGCGCCACCTGTGACGGGTTCTTCTACCGCAACCAGGTTGTGGCGGTGATCGGTGGCGGCAATACCGCTGTGGAAGAAGCGCTGTATCTCTCGAATATCGCCAAAGAAGTTCACTTGATCCACCGTCGCGACAAGCTTCGCTCCGAGAAGATTTTGCAGGACAAGATCATGGAGAAGGCAGCCAACGGCAATATTCGCCTGCATTGGAACCACACGCTGGAAGAAGTGCTTGGTGATGCGAGTGGCGTAACAGGCGTAAGACTGAAGAGCACCGAGTCCGGCGACGAGCGGAACCTTGAACTGGCAGGTGTCTTCATTGCTATCGGGCACAAGCCCAACACCGATCTTTTCCAAGGCCAACTTGAAATGAGAGACGGCTACCTCGTCATCAAGGGCGGCAACGAGGGAGATGCTACCAGCACCACCATCCCAGGCGTATTTGCTGCGGGCGATGTGGCCGATCACGTTTATCGCCAGGCCATCACTTCAGCCGGCGCCGGCTGCATGGCCGCGCTCGATGCCGAAAAGTTTCTGGACCTGTAA
- a CDS encoding leucyl/phenylalanyl-tRNA--protein transferase, with protein sequence MLTWLQRDNLSFPPLEKAMREPNGLLAAGGDLSPERLLAAYRHGCFPWYQEGQPLLWWSPDPRTVLYPEELHVARSLRKKLRQGTFSITLDQAFRDVIEGCAGPRNYTDGTWITMPMQDAYLELHRLGIAHSVEVWQDERLVGGLYGLAMGQLFFGESMFSRTTDASKAGFVALVERLRDWGFKLIDCQMHTQHLASFGARPVPRQTFANTLASYLDEPSTARWES encoded by the coding sequence ATGCTGACCTGGCTGCAGCGCGACAACCTGTCGTTCCCCCCACTCGAAAAAGCCATGCGCGAGCCCAACGGGCTGCTCGCTGCAGGAGGCGACTTATCGCCTGAACGCTTGCTGGCGGCCTACCGTCATGGCTGCTTCCCTTGGTATCAGGAAGGACAGCCACTGCTGTGGTGGTCACCCGACCCACGCACAGTGCTCTATCCCGAAGAGCTGCATGTCGCCCGCAGCCTGCGCAAGAAGTTACGGCAAGGAACATTCAGCATCACCCTCGACCAAGCGTTTCGAGACGTCATCGAAGGTTGTGCCGGCCCGCGCAACTACACTGACGGCACATGGATCACCATGCCGATGCAAGACGCTTATCTGGAGCTGCATCGACTCGGCATCGCTCACTCAGTCGAAGTCTGGCAAGACGAACGGTTGGTCGGCGGCCTCTATGGCCTCGCAATGGGTCAACTATTCTTTGGCGAATCGATGTTCAGCCGTACGACCGACGCATCCAAGGCGGGATTTGTGGCACTAGTGGAACGTCTCAGAGACTGGGGATTCAAACTGATTGACTGCCAGATGCACACGCAACACCTGGCCAGTTTTGGCGCGAGACCCGTACCCAGGCAAACCTTCGCCAATACGCTCGCCAGCTATCTGGATGAACCCAGTACAGCCCGATGGGAGTCCTAG
- a CDS encoding arginyltransferase, whose translation MTSLARLKFYATQPHACSYLPDEQATTLFLDPSQPMDVQVYAELSEMGFRRSGDHLYRPHCQRCTACIPARIPADGLQLNRQQKRILKRNADLTVSDVRPSFSEEYYALYANYIEQRHADGDMYPPSRDQFHTFLVRDLPFSRFYEFRLEGRLLALAVTDLLPNGLSAVYTFYDPSEERRSLGRFAILWQVGEAARLGLKAIYLGYWIKNCRKMNYKTEYRPIELLVNQRWITLT comes from the coding sequence ATGACTTCACTGGCTCGTCTCAAGTTCTACGCCACCCAGCCTCACGCCTGCAGCTACCTGCCCGACGAACAGGCCACCACGCTCTTCCTCGACCCCAGCCAGCCGATGGACGTACAGGTGTACGCAGAGCTGTCCGAAATGGGCTTCCGCCGCAGCGGGGACCACCTCTACCGCCCGCATTGTCAACGTTGCACAGCATGCATCCCTGCGCGGATACCGGCCGACGGGTTACAGCTCAATCGGCAGCAGAAACGCATCCTCAAGCGCAACGCCGACCTGACTGTGAGCGACGTCCGCCCTTCGTTCAGCGAAGAGTACTACGCGCTCTACGCAAACTATATCGAACAGCGCCATGCAGACGGCGACATGTACCCGCCAAGCAGAGACCAGTTCCATACATTCCTAGTGCGTGATCTGCCCTTTTCTCGCTTTTACGAGTTCCGCCTGGAAGGCCGCCTGCTCGCTCTGGCAGTGACCGACCTGCTGCCCAATGGGCTTTCCGCCGTTTACACCTTTTACGACCCCAGCGAGGAACGCCGTAGCCTTGGTCGCTTTGCAATTCTTTGGCAGGTTGGTGAAGCTGCCCGCCTCGGGCTGAAAGCAATCTACCTAGGCTACTGGATCAAAAACTGCCGCAAAATGAACTACAAAACCGAATATAGGCCGATTGAACTGTTGGTTAACCAGCGCTGGATAACTCTAACCTGA
- a CDS encoding translation initiation factor IF-1 — MSKEDSFEMEGTVVDTLPNTMFRVELENGHVVTAHISGKMRKNYIRILTGDKVRVELTPYDLSKGRITYRAR, encoded by the coding sequence ATGTCGAAAGAAGACAGCTTCGAAATGGAAGGTACTGTCGTCGACACCCTGCCTAACACCATGTTTCGTGTGGAGTTGGAAAATGGGCACGTCGTTACTGCGCACATCTCCGGAAAGATGCGCAAGAACTACATCCGGATTCTTACCGGTGACAAGGTTCGCGTGGAACTTACGCCTTACGACCTGAGCAAAGGCCGCATCACCTACCGCGCCCGCTGA